Part of the Mytilus edulis chromosome 9, xbMytEdul2.2, whole genome shotgun sequence genome, taaaatttgtagagtattttgcaaaatctattttttcagcttaaaatgaaaaatgtttggcgtaactATACACGTCTTTACTAAGTTATACAATGAATTGGAAACAAAGATGATTTCACGTGATAATGTGGAAACTGTGAAAATATTATTCACAAAATTGTGTGACCGCTATGAACACTTTAAAGCTGCACATTTGGAATGTTTGGATTCTTGTACAAACTCGGATATAATAGAGACATTAGAAATAAACTTTGACAGCTCACAGAGAAACTTCATAGAATTCCGTGAAAGATATAATGAGTGGATACGCGAACCCGAAAAGGCAAAAGAGGAAGAAGACAACAATAGCCGTATCACGTCTGTGTCTCGGAGTTCATTGTCAACACAGTATAGGCTGAAGCTAGCGAGGGCTAACCGCTTAAAGGCCAAGGTTCAAGTGAAGAAAATGGTAGAAAAGTAAGAACTAGAACGCGCTCGTCGAGAAATAGAAATGAAAGAACAGATGTTAGAAAGAAAAAGTTAGCTAGAAGAAGAAACGTTGGAAGAATCTGTGTggcaagaagaagaagaagataccGAGGTAACATTTAAGAGCTTTCAGAATATAAACGTGCCGTTAAACACAAACAAAGAGTACAGAAAATGCCGTTTCAAGGATATAGTGCACCATTGCCGGAAGTTTACAGTCAAACAGCAGCATCGATACTGCATTCAAAAGATTAGCATCAACACTACAAGAAGGATTCAATCTACCTAAACCTGAACTTTTGACTTTTGATGGAAAACCCACAGATTACTACAAATTCATAAAGAACTttgaaacgaatgttgaatgtagAGTTACAGATGATCAGTTAAAGTTAAGTTATTTGATTCAGTATAATGAGTATTGTAAAGGTGAGGCTAAATCTTCGATAGAAGATTGTGTATTGTTAGAGAAAAAGGGTTATGAACGTGCTCGGTCTATTTTACACCCCCGTTATGGCAGGTCACACATGATAGTTAGGTCATATATAGAAAGTCTTGTATATGGTGCTCCGATAAAGGCGTCAGATTTTGAGTCACATTCAAAATTAGCTCTTGAAATGCAAAAGTGTGAGATAACTTTATCACAATTAGGATATGTTTCTGATATAGATAATACTGATAATCTTAGAAAGATTGTAAAGCGTTTACCTATGCATTTACGGGTAAAATGGGTTGATATTGCTCATTCCATAACTGAAACTAGTAGAGAACCTAGATTTTCTGATTTAGCAAATGTTATTGATAAAAAGTCTCGTCTAGCTTCGTCAACGTTTGGTCTAGATCTCGTAAGAGAATCAAATACATATAGAAAAAGATATAGACAAACGTACTGATATGAATAAAAGAGAGAAGATATCTTAGACTACATTCGCTTCTAATAATATGTATGTCAGCAAGGCTACGACACAAGATCGTAAATGTATTTATTGTAATGGTACATGTAATGATTTAGAATTGTGTGTAAAATTCAAGTCTATGAATTTAACCGATAGAGTCAATTTTGTAAGAAATGCTAAgctatgttttaattgtttaaaggGTAAATATTTTTCAAGGGACTGTCGAAAAGCTAAAATGTGTACTGTAGAAAAATTGTAGCTCTAAACATCAGATTTTAATGCATAGTTGGGGTAAAAATAACAACTCGGCTACAAAGGTAAGCATAAATTGTTCATCCGCCGGGACAGTTATTAAGAATTGTCTAGGAATTATACCCGTCGAGGTTAAAGGGTCAAATGGGAAAACTTGCCAAACTTATGCCTTGATTGATGATGGAGCGGATAAAACGTTATGTGACGAGCGTTTGATAAAAATGCTGGAAACCGAAAGTAGACCGGTTACATTTAAAATGACAACAGTAACAGCACAGCGAGTCCGACATGAAGGTCAAGAGGTTGACTTACATGTACAATCAGTTGGCAACAACTGTCCGATAACACTTAGTAAGGTATGGTCAGTTAAAAATCTACCGATATCGACACACTCAGTCGCAAATAATAAAGATATTAAGAGTATTAAACACTTGTCAGATATTTATATAACAGAAATAAGCAGCAATAAAGTTCTGCTTCTAATAGGCACCGATACACCAGAAGCACACATTCCCATAGAAGTGCGTTCAGGAAGTAATCATGAGCCATATGCCGTACGAACACGCTTAGGATGGATCGTTAGAGAACCAATCAACAACACAAGCACCAGTGATGTAGTTAACATCAATTTTGAGCAAACAGATAATGTACTTTTGCAGCAGCAGTTAGAGCGACTTTGGACCACTTATTTTCTCGATCAGCCTAGCACGGAGAAAGTATGCATGTCTTTGGAGGATAAACGCGCCTTGAAAACAATGGAGTCAACAATAACCTATGAAGATGGACACTACAAACTTGGATTACCGTGGCggtatgaaaatgtaaaattgcCGAATAATTTACCTTTAGCACATGCTCGAATAAATCAATTGCACCGCAAATTGTCACATGATCCTAAGCTGCATGAGATGTACATAGCAACAGTAAGTGATTATATACAAAAAGGATATGCAAAGGAAGTTACTGATGTAAGTAATGAGTCAAGTCACATATGGTACCTTCCGCACCACCCTGTCACAAATGAGTATAAACCCGGAAAGGTGAGAGTAGTCTTCGACTGTGCAGTCAAATTTAAAGATGTTTCGTTAAATAACCGATTATTACAAGGCCCAGACTTTATGAACAGCTTGGTAGGAGTTCTAATGAGATTTAGACAAGACCACATTGCATTAGCTGCCGATATAGAGGCTATGTTCCATCAAGTCCCCGTGAAAGACGATGACTGTGATGCTTTACGATTTTTATGGTGGCCAAATGGAAACTTATAAGTACAGCCAAAATGTTACCAGATGCAGGTTCATCTGTTTGGTGCAACATCATCGCCCAGTTGTGCCGCATACGCATTGAAAAAGACAGCTATTGAACACGGTGAGTTATTTGAAACAGAGATAGCATCAACCGTAGAGAGAAACTTTTATGTAGACGACCTCTTGAAGTCAGTGGACACGGAAGAAAGAGCCGTTCAGCTTGCAACGGATTTACGAGAAATTATGAAACGTGGTGGATTCCGATTAACGAAGTGGTTAAGTAACAGTAAAGTCGTTATAAACGAAATACCGAATTCGGAACGAGCACCTTCAGTTGAAATTTTGAAGTCAAACACAGCTTTGCCGACCGATCGCGCACTAGGCGTAATATGGGACGTAAATGATGATGCCATCAAATATAAAGTCAAACTCGAGGAGAAGCCGCTGACAAGACGTGGAATAATTTCTACGGTAAGTTCGATATTTGATTCACTGGGACTCATAGCGCCAATCATTTTAAAAGGGAAGATTATGTTACAAGATCTAAGTAAACAGCTAATTAAGCTTGAATGGTCCGATCCTATaccaaaagaaaaagaagaagaatggATAAAATGGAAATCGACGCTGccagaaattgaaaatatatcaatACCTAGATGCTTCAAGACAAAAGACATGAAAGAAATAGCTGATGCTCAACTTCACATATTTAGCGATGGTTCTGAAACTGGTTATGGAGCATGCACTTACTTACGTCTAGTAGTCACTAATGGAAAAGTAAACTGTTCACTTATTCTGGGAAAATCTCATTTAGCGCCATTAAAACAGACAACGATTCCCAGACTAGAGTTATCAGGTGCCGTTGTTGCTTGCAAATTTTACGAAATAATCAGAGGCGAATTAGATATTAAGATTGACAGCGTAGTATTTTGGACTGACTCTATGATAGTACTTGGATACATAAAGAATAAATCTCgtcgttttaaaacatttgttgcAAATAGATTAAGAAGCATTCACGAGTTGACATCACCAGGTCAGTGGCGATACGTAGATACAAGATCAAATCTTgccgacatagcatcttgaggcaTCCTTGCAACAGAAAATAAACAGATCAAATTTTGGCTCCATGGACCAGAATTTTTGTTGAAAGACTCGTATGAATGACCGAAACCAAAAGCTGTATCAACAGTAGACGAGCAAGACATTGAGATCAAAAGAGTTGTTATGATTAACTCAACTACAACTGATTCGATACGCGATATAATTACATACTTTTCAAACTGGCAAGTATTACAACGGACTGTAGCATGGCTAATCCGTTTCAAGACATACTGTATACGTTGTTTCTTAAAACGAGACGATGAAATAAAGACAGACAGCTTAAATGCTGATGAATTACAGGAAGCAACAAGgtatatattgatacatgtacaacaaGAATCATTCGTAAATGAAATCAAAATGATTGAAAAGCAAAATCCTGTTAAGAAAGATAGTCGTTTAGCATCTTTAAAGGACCTAGTACTGTCCGAACAGTTTTGAACAGGTGTGTGAGATGTAGACGATATCAAGCACCGCTTTGTTTTCAGAAGATGGCTTCTGTTATAGACGATCAGAAAATTCCTGATAAACCACCATTTACCGTTGGAATAGACTACTTTGGTCCATTAAATGATAAAGTTGGACGTTCAGTCGTTAAAAGATACGGTTGCCTTTTTACATGTCTTACAACAAGAGCTGTTCACATAGAAGTAGCTCATAGTTTGACTACAGATTCTTTTATTTCTGCTTTCCAACGTTTTACGAGCAGGCGAGGCATACCTGAAAAGGTGTATAGTGATAACGGGACAAATCTTGTCAGTGGAGAATCGGAACTTCGGAAATATATTGAACAATGGAACAGAACAAAAATATCCAGTTACATGTCACACAAGGATATTAACTGTACTTTCAATCCGTCAAACGCTAGTCATCGTGGTGGTGTATGGGAAAAAATGATTCGTACGACACGCAAAATTCTGAGAGTTCTTGCAAATGAACAACTTCTTACCGATGAAAAGTTACTTACCTTTATGGCTGAAGCCGAAAGAATCGTCAATGATAGACCGATAACACTAGTCAGTAAGGATTCTCGAGATTTGCCAGTTCTCATACCGAATATGTTATTACTAATGAAAAACAACACTTCAATACCGCAAGGTGTGTTTAATGAGAAAGATGTGTATGATAAAAGGTGGTGGAAGCAGATACAATACTTAACTAATGTATTCTGGAGATGTTGGTTACGTGAATATTTACCAACTCTACAGCAgagaaacaaatgacaaagagAACAACGAGATGTAAGAATTGACGACGTTGTACTCATTGCACATGACCATACACCGAGAGAACAGTGGCCATTAGGACGAGTACTTGAGGTCATTAGCAACCGCGATAGTCTTATCCGTAGTTGTGTGATCAAAACAAAATAGTCAAAATTTTTAAGACCAGTAACTAAAGTATGTTTACTTGAATGTTCACAATAGAATTAACAGTGATTAATTGATATTTGTCAGTTTTTTGTGTGATGACAATTTTTAAGAAATGTCATGGTGGGGAGTGTTAGATTTGAAATGAAATTCCAAATTGTTGGGTTACTTTATTTATtattactgaatttatttatcatatttttaatacTTGTAGATACTATTTTTGGATATTTGCGCATATGTAACGTTGCGCTCATGAACATTATATTATTTCCCGTATTTTAAGTTTTATGACGTTTCACTTTTGACGTACGTTACGTTGTCTAGTTTTTTATTCATTGCAAGTTATTTGATATTCGGAGACACATCATTATTTTAAAGAGAGATCATAATCGGTAAGAGataatttatgtacatttttaagaacaatatttatttaaagaagaaatattaataattgtaaaagtgtttataaattaatatttattctaataactttttaatttaacaaGTTACTTATGAAGAGTGAAAGAAAGTGAATCATATTGTTTGATTAGTATTATGCCTTTAGTGTTTTAAGTTACATTTTAACTTAcgtgtatttgtattttattgtagAGAATTGGATGTTATGATATAGTATATGAAGTCAAAATTATATGTAGTTTTGAAGAATAAAGATACTTATATAGACCGCATACTCGACTTATCGCCTTATTTGATGTCTTTGATGTGATCCGTTACAATGGGGGTGGCCAAAACATTGGGCCATCACCTGAGGCCAAAGACAGGCATAATGAAATGTTGAACAGGTTCAACACACTAATAGTGTGGGGACACGTTGCCTCGCAAAGCACACTTTCACGGGTCAATGTTCAATCAGCATTTAAGCAAGAAGCATGGCATCAGTAGCAAAGTCCCGGGTTCTGTGGAGTGCCCAGCCAGATggaacaaataataaaaaatgagtGGAGTCAACCCAGTATGGGTATACATCAAGAGAGTAGTATCTAGACCAAGCCGCACTTGCCGGGGGACGCCAGTGCATGGGACAAAACTGTCCCGATCAAAAGGGGCGCACCTTCATACCCCATGGGTCACACAAGCAACTATGCAGGTCAGGGGTCAGCATCCTGTACCCAACCAGCTCATACTGGTAGGGGACAGTATGAGACACCCCGCAGTAGGTATGGCAAGTGGCATAACAATAGGGGCGAGGACACAAGACAGGCTCCAACCCAAATGTATGTAGAAAGACAGGACAACAGGAATGGGGACACAAGGCAGACCCCTGACCATGCCTATGGGGATAGGCAATCCCAGAATCCGTACAACCAAGGATATACACCGGTGTCCCCACAAGGGGTCACCACAGGGGGAGCTATGGGCAACAGGCTTACCCAATGCCACACAATGAGGATAGACCCAGGGGACCCAAGGGTACCCGACAGCAGAGGTGGGCACGAGGAACCTTAAGTGAAGTCTCTAAGGTCAGCAATGCCCAAAAGAATATAAAGTATGACGGGAAGGGCAAATGGCAGgctttttttcacaaaatttgcaaGGTATGCAGAGGTTTGTGAATTGGGTCCTCAAGAATGCAAAGACCAACTTTCCTGGTATCTTGATGGGAAAGCCAGCGAATATTATGCACTCATAACTGAAAGAGACAGGGAGGTCAGTTATAGGGAGCTTGTGGAGAAGCTGCACAAGCGTTTTGGTTTCAAGACACTCCCTGAGACTGCCCGGGTCCAGTTTAACAATGCCCGGCTAGCCCCTGAGGAGTCTCTCGAGGACTGGGCTGATCGGGTGTTGTCCTTGGCCATCAGGGCATTTAGAAACCTCTCTGACGACTATATGGGTACAGATGCGCATTAGTTtttccataggccgtaatggtaacgttttcttctgttgctcagtccatatcgttaacttggatatgtgtgatggctcgtttcgaagctgagacattttgacatatgtggttaaattttcggggtacgaagtgagattactttttccgtaaattagcaaaccccgagtatcattttgtgatgcggctcctcatggtaaataatcccatttttaacacaaaaagttctttgaaaatttaatactttgaacacatttaatagctccatagattttacacatttattctgtgttcccctactttctaaattaactcaaatggttaagctcagtcacttgtttatcatagaaaagtgtcaaatatcactacacagagaatttttgtttacacgtgacttttgagttcctcatttcaaggcgcattagggatcttgtcccatattgaaatccatacttctgatttttccaaatatttttatgtgatcttcatcggtataacattctgaataaatctgtgtatttttgtccatttctgaaaaaaaataaagttgttttagcactagaaggcaatgacactttcgtcgctatattcatttatttttaatacaatgagtatgtataagtaatttcttccagaataccttcactagtcaaaacaaggacaaaacttctgattataacctcttattacaatacacagaccctgttaaagcattctacaaaattttcttgtgccttaaagtgcattttgacagagaaattatgcaaaaatgaaggttgtataaaaaaaacaacaccaaaataattattcttactagtggaaatctggtatttaataCTGTTAAAACCACTCTAAACTACTTGGAAATCATccatatcatataattagagtacaatatagtgcaaattttcaaaacttgtcctttcacataattctatttgagaaaaaaatgttttttacatgtatttcagtgaaaaccttttatcagtgagaaatccacaagaggtcttaacggaaacattgtgacatcacatgtataatggcgtcattaaataacgacagatcaaagtagtgctaaatatagtttgcagtgttacatgagaaacagttgccgcaagatttaactcgaaatattgagtcgtaacg contains:
- the LOC139490023 gene encoding uncharacterized protein, coding for MASVIDDQKIPDKPPFTVGIDYFGPLNDKVGRSVVKRYGCLFTCLTTRAVHIEVAHSLTTDSFISAFQRFTSRRGIPEKVYSDNGTNLVSGESELRKYIEQWNRTKISSYMSHKDINCTFNPSNASHRGGVWEKMIRTTRKILRVLANEQLLTDEKLLTFMAEAERIVNDRPITLVSKDSRDLPVLIPNMLLLMKNNTSIPQGVFNEKDVYDKRWWKQIQYLTNVFWRCWLREYLPTLQQRNK
- the LOC139490022 gene encoding uncharacterized protein, yielding MQVHLFGATSSPSCAAYALKKTAIEHGELFETEIASTVERNFYVDDLLKSVDTEERAVQLATDLREIMKRGGFRLTKWLSNSKVVINEIPNSERAPSVEILKSNTALPTDRALGVIWDVNDDAIKYKVKLEEKPLTRRGIISTVSSIFDSLGLIAPIILKGKIMLQDLSKQLIKLEWSDPIPKEKEEEWIKWKSTLPEIENISIPRCFKTKDMKEIADAQLHIFSDGSETGYGACTYLRLVVTNGKVNCSLILGKSHLAPLKQTTIPRLELSGAVVACKFYEIIRGELDIKIDSVVFWTDSMIVLGYIKNKSRRFKTFVANRLRSIHELTSPGQWRYVDTRSNLADIAS